The sequence TTGACCACAATTTCCCTCCCATTTACCGTAGCTTTTGgtagtttttaatttctatttttaagtaCAGTATAGTTACAGAATTATCATACGTTTGCACCTcttcatatttctttataatttctgTTTCAACTTCATGGTTCAAAACAAAGGGATACATACATATGTTGCTTCTATATAGTTGCCGTTATAATATTTCGATTCACGTTGATGTCAATACATTTATctctattttcttctagattttagaatttgaacAAAACATTTAAAGAATCCGCATGTAATTGAGAATTATGCTGcttttagatgttgagttgagtttaactgagttaagttctttatgaatagtagtgagttgagatgatggtTTGAGTTTTATAGAGTTTacttaatatgaatttaaatgcgtttagatgttaagatgaatttagatgtatttattaaaagttaaaaaagattgtgggttcCGAATGTAAATaagtattgaattgaaaaatactgTAGATTCTAcatgtaaaaaagttttgagttgagatgagtttaataatttgagagttagatgtttggatgttagactcatttaaaattattagactaAACTGAATCTAACAACCAAATGGGATCTTAGTCAATACAAGTAAacaatttagaaaagaaaaatgatattttcagtcTTAGAATATATAAGCTCTGCaacctcattttaaaaaaattaaataaatttgagactcacatgaaataaatattttttttttatggtagatCCCTTCTTTTTATAATGTagaaatgtatataatattattcaacaAGTAATAATATCGACTCAATGAGACATAGGCCCTAAAGATAAGTGTTATTCGAAGCGATTAGTTGTTGAGAGAGATTTACAAGTTGAAATACTTTCGCTAGTGAATTTTAGAATGTCGTAGCCCATTAGATTGTATAACCACATGCTTGCCTAAATCAGTCTCTAGGTTTGTGCTTATGAGAATTTGGTCCTAAGCTGTAATTCCAAATAAGAAAAGAAGTGACATGATATGGGACTGAGTTGTAATTTTCTTCGTACCTCTCTTTCATGCCATCAGGTGGGAGGGAACTTTAGCTTAgtccaaagaaaagaaagggtcAAAGACTCAAAAAGCCCATTGACTGCTTGGAATTTGATGCACTATATATActtgtttttatctttaaacAGAAAAGCTTAAAAGCAGTGTACAAAAGCTTTTATCttatatcaatttttaatatgtatatttatttttatctttaagaaatGTATAATTTTATAACGAGGaatagtcacaaaaaaattatataaaaataaatttataaattgacatgacttgatacaatattttagattgtaaagttatttttaatataaagtagaTCTTACGCATCACGTGAAAtcgtgtcaatttataaatttatttttgtgtaatttctttgtaTCTGTAATAAATCTCTCTTACAATTAATCAAGTGATTTCAATAATATCGACTCGTAATCGGCTATTAAGATCTACAAAAATGTCATTAAATTAGTCATTTTCAGCAAAATCtgcacaaagttttttcatatCTGCCCTTTCACttttgactgtaaatatcaaattataattcCTACCTTACTcatatagaaataaaaaggaagttTTCATCCTGTATGTTGTTGTCATTGACTGATAATTTTGTGtcaaagataaatataaatgattaaattatatttttatattattttaagtttttgagaCATGTGACAACAAATAATATCGTAATAGAGATCTTGAGTTTAAATCTCGATTCTGTAGTACTTTACGTTATTTAAGTAAATATTTCACGCATTGGACACACTCATTAAAAGAGAGATCGACCCATATGtgaacaaatataaatgattaaggtttcgtttggttacacagatgatatgagaaatttatgaataatagtgagataatttgtaaagtagtgaaatgacttgagttaaattttttatggaattttaggaaagaagagataaaaagttaaataaaaaaattataaagttaaaagagtgtttgaatataatttttaatattatttttgttttaagatttgaaaaagttgaattattttttatgttttgtatagaaatttgagaaagttgtaatgattatttaattattagatgaaaaaattgaaaacttgaaaatttgaaattgaaaaatgtttatatttgaataatgtttggatgttaagatgtgatgaaatgagatgattttaaagaTTTGTGAAACCAAGTCAGGCCTAAATCTACATCTTTcgattagtttaaacttttgaaaaaagtagtgATTTCAGATTTTGTATCTCCCTTAATTAAAAAAGCATAAGTACGATTTTAACATAATACTTTCTTCGGCTCTAATCATATTTGACTAATAACAAAATCTTGAGTTAATGTTTATACATGCTAGTCAATCAAAAGTAACTAATTTCTCAATAATTTGACcatatttaattgaaaaaaggatttaattataattttaagtatttaattgTGACATTCTATACTTTGTAGAGTAGATTAAAGCTACttgttaatttcaaaattaaaataatttttcgaCGAGCACTGAAAACACTACCAACAATTGTGCCAATGACATTGATATCATATTATTAATAGTTTACAGAGACTTtgtatttttccttaaaaatatatagataagtCTAGAAGTCTAGAAAATGGAACTTCACTTTATCAGGTAAATATAAGCTTTTCAGGAGGAAAATAAAGGTGAAAATGGAACTTCACTTTATCAGGTAAATATAAGCTGTTAGGAAAAAGGTGGAATATTTGTGAGCATCACATCACCAAAAGAAGGGGGTCAGCCAATGGCACCATATCCATATCAGCCAATGGCACCATATCTTACCTGCAAAGGAGCTAGAACCCCATGGATGGCCTTTTGTTTTACccaaatgtgtatatatatatatatatatatgaaacgtCATTtctgaatttacttttataaaatctctttgtggctaaaacatttctccttACCTATAACACTCAAAGTTAATAGTGTTTTGCTACTTGATACAGCAGTATATGAGAtgaaagggagagagattttcacattttcttctaCTTTGTGCGTGCTAAGTAATTCGTTTattcaacaacaacaacaaagagACGTAGAATCAGAGTACAAGGTATAAAATTTACACTACCACAAACCATGGCATTCAACAGAAATTATCATGTTCCTAGTGTTTGATCTGATGAGACTGAATGGGGAATAAAATCAAGGAAAAAGCTAACTGCCCCTTTTAAATAAAACGTGCTCTTCTTCTAATGCAGTCTCATCTCCAACAACTGAAACCCAAACTTCTGCAATTTTATCAACTGTTCCATCCAAGATTTCTACTAAAGTGAAGGCTCGCTTTGTGCCAATAGACTCTGGCGTTGGAGGGGTTTCATTAGCAGTTCCTTGTTCATCGATCAATCTTTTAACCCTAGGAACAATGGCCCCATTCAGGTATATAGTGTTGTCAGCACCAACCGCAATCATCTTGCGAAGACCATTTCGATAAGCCAGCTCTTTATGCATGTGACCAAACACAACCACACGGATAGAGAACTTGCCAGTCTCTTTTAGGAGGGATATGGCTTGTGCTAGATCTGTATCATAAGATAACATTGCAAGGTAAAAGCATTGCTTAATCTTAGAACAGATGGACAAATTGCAAAATAAAGTAGTTCATTTTACTCCTTTCCATAATCAGCCTCAAAGCCAAATTACCTAGTGTTAAACACTAAAACCTCAAAAGTTGAAGAGCCATCATCCAGGCTTAAATAAGGCAGTTTGATCGAAGACCTTGGAAAAAAGAGTTATCAACAGGAAAAACAATCTGAAAACTGAGTAAAATTACCAGGATCACCATGGTCACCTCCCCCAAAGGCCCAATCTTTTCCACAGATGTCATCCACATTAGACCCCAGACCTGCCcaggaattttctttttaagtaatGCTGAGAAAATTGTACCAGATAGCTGAACTAAATTTGATGTTGGCAGACGGATACACCTGTTGGGCCATTGTGTGCAAGCAATATAACTATATGACCCTCTGGCACGCGCAAAACAGCTTCATAAATTCTCTTGGCACTTCCATCCATGTCTTGGACTCCATATCTaagtaaaaatatcaaatcgAAAACTGCAATATTATTCAAAACGAAAATGTGAAGGAAGACACCAAATGTGAAAATGTCATCTGCATGGTGCAGGAAGCATTTTCACTCTAATTCAATGGTAGCTGATGCCGGTGAAGGGATTAGATGTCCAACAAGAGTGGTGCCCATGTAACACCAGCAATGTGGTAGGCATGCAttagccataaaaaaaaaaaaaatctgaattcAAAAATCAAGCCGTGACCTCTAATACATGCCTGCCACATCAGTGGAGTCATGTAGGTGTTAGTGACGTAACACAGGTGGTGTTGCAAGTGCATTACTAACTCATGCAACAGGGATGTTTGAAATTGAGACTTGACAGCAATAATATGAAGAGTGCAAACGAGATAAAATAGCATGGTAAACTCcaattttataatatgcttCTTTAGTAAGAGAGATACCTTGCAGTCAGAAGCCTTTTCCGAAACATCTGCTCTCCTCCACAAGAAAATGGCCGTCCACCCACGACACTTAATTTCATCAGAGGAAAGTCTAAACGCCGATAAGCTACGTGCTCCTCACCAAGACTGATCATTGCGAAACTATTTTCAGCTTTAACAAAATTCTTAAACAATTCAAGCGTAAAGTGTAATCTTCTCAGCAGCAATCAATATATTCATCTACCAGATTATTTTCAGTTGTTTTAAAACATTCATTAGAAACTTCTAGCAACACCATGAATTCTGCTATGTCCTTTTCtaatatctttttctttccatcatAACTGGCAGTGTTTGCAAGTAATGATCTCTCCAGACACAGTTTAAGAATCCTATATCGATTTTCTTTAGCAACCAAAAAGAGATGAATAGCCATTTGAGTTGAGTGATGGAGAATTCTGGTACAAACTACAGGCCCAAGATATTTATGGTATGACATCCATTTGGTTTGCTTACATTGGCACATTAGGTATTTCAGGGGTGAGTGGCTATCAATAATAAATTTGATACGGTGGTAAATACAGCTAAAGCatcttcaatattttcagaaattttcctCCAATATGCATACCCAAAGCTTCTGGTATTAGCTTTCTCTTATTTCTGACAAGTAACGAATTAGATCTCGCATTATTTATTGAAGTAATAGTCTGCTAGAAACTGCAAGGTGAATCAAGGAATTAGAGATGACTAAGCAAATATTGAATACCCAGTATTAAACATTGTTTGGGATTGGAAAACacataaaaagagagagagaaaatgctGACATTACCAACCATGAAAATTCCTTCAGAGTATAAAAACAGATGATATATTAGGAAGGTGTCAAAATAATTAGACACGAGAGAAAAATACGGTATAAGATACATCCTTAGTATTTTTCAGAATGTTTTGACCAtttcagaaataaaataatctcaCCATTCAAGCTGAAGTTGAACACCATCCTTCCTCCTGATATTCAAATCAAGGACTTTATTAAGTTGATCATTCGGGAGTGCATACTAGAACTTAATTGTACATGTGCGGCACAtgtgcagagagagagagagagcaacacaCCCAAGCTAATGAAGTGCACAAATTTAAATAGCAAGAAGCCATCTAGTGAGCATATTATCGATGGTTGAAACAAACCGATATGCTAATTTCACCAAAGAAAGGAATAGCTTATAAACTTACTTGCCAGAGAACTGTTGAGTGAACCAGGAATCATGGTTTCCCAAAATAACTGCTTTAGCAAATTCAAGACTTGCAACACTTTGGACAAGTTCAACATTCTCATTACCAAAATCACCTAAATAAAACCAGAGAAAGAaggcaaaacaaaacaaaacagaagaTAAAAAGGTTTGTGCATTCAGTCGGTAAAAGAAATAGATCTTACTGATTATCTTTCCAGAAATTAAGGTACAGACTTGTGGAAAAGTCTAGAGTTTGTCAAACATATAGCAACGTTACAAATGCATTACAGAATAAAAGATCCAATCCACTAAACAAAACTAGTTAGATGAACGAATAGAACCTGCCTGTGAACAGCACCAAATCTGGCTGCATTTCATCATAAGCCCATATCAGGTGAGatacatatataattcttttctacttcaagttaaaaaagaaaatagtgaaaaaaatgGGCGCACAACAATTAACCAAGTAGAAACAAAGGCTGAGGCTCCGTATTGGGAAGTTCTGTTTGTTTTCGGCTGTTGCTTCAGGTGGTTAATTCACCAATATACATTAACCAGAACTTCTAATCAAGCTTTTTCAATTGGGGTATTATTAGAATTTAGGAGGAGGACTTTAAGAAAATGTATTGCATACAAAATCAAaaggtatttttgtttttatattatttatggaATCAGACCTAGGAGACTAAGACAATTCCAAATAGCAAAACCTCAATCAATTCAATTTGTTTGAAAGGAGAAAGGGAGAGGTACTATCTattcttaaatatcatttcatattgCACATGAATCTTAATGACCACGAATTCGAAATTGGCAATGTAAGAAACTATAGAATATATGGAATACCAcagaaagattatttttttatgatttattcgtacaattaatttcaaataagacATATCCTTTTCAAATTGAAAAGGAGAGTTGAAGTTATAGTTAATTCACTTCTTCACCCTGGAAacaaaaagttgtttaaatTCCATCAAGATAGTCAATTGTTCATGGAATATAGTACCGCAATTATATTCACGGCAAGCCGAGTAAGAGACCaaataatatttactaaatTACCAGGTTCACATAGTTAATGTTCAATGCAATTGGTCCACGCTTATTTCCATTAGAATGATAATAATGCTAAGAACTAGAATCCACTcccaaaaatctcaaacccCATTTTAACATAGTTATAATTACTGACATTCTTACATATTCAAATCTCGATTACAAATGTTAGGTCCATCAAATATAAAACGGAAGCAAACACAGAATGAAAATTGCAAACTGTTTCTTTAATCATATAAAAgcgaaaagagaaagagagggaaaaaaaaacctgcaAAAACTGAAGTGCCTTTGTATCTTCTTGTAGATTCCAATCATCATGCTTCCAACCGAACCCCAAATTGTcgtttagttattttttttaatgtaaaaaatgaaacaaaataacatCCTTTTGAACAGAGATAGGATAtctaaattaagataaaaacaaaagcGAGAGAGACTAACGACGTCTCCGACGACTGCGATGCGAGCAGAGGTGGCCATGGAAGTGCGAGAGGAGGGGTTGAGCTTGGACGAAGAAGAGAGACAGCAGAGAGTGGACGCGTGCACCAACGCGGTTGACATGAGggtttttcttttacttctttctCGCGTGCGGGAGTACCAAAAATCTAGATAGTCACCGCTTCGCTGCAAAAAGCCTCAAACTAGAGCATGTCTCCACgccttttttgctttttattttttatttcttttatgcagcattttttttttaatatacttaaaataaaattcaaaaaactatATTTACCTATACTGTATTTAGCATATATAGCATTcgcaattataaaaattaaaatattaataattttttattattgttgtagAACTTATTTTAGACTTTTAGTGACATGTTGAGTGGGTAAAGaaaactttttatatatttatacatataacaTTCACCACCAAGTATTTTAACCAATAAAATTGTGCTTAGGAAAATATTACTTGGTTTCATAAGTTTGCGCTTTCAAAATTACTGTTttgagtattttaattttttttaataattaaggaagtgactaatAAGAACTTGAAGCTGAGTAGtgcgaaatatatatatatatatatatatatatatatatatatatatataaatatacacacacCATCCTAAAGAGTTCagctatgaaatttgtttggcATCTCATATAACTATCAtattctagctagctagagatatTCAAGTACTATGCAATAAGATTGTAAAAACCATATTAAAATATCAGCTTAACTTATAGGTTATATTTATAGACAtaatgttgatgtcgtgtttcgcgggTCTGGACAATTTTGCTCGGACAGAGGTCATGCGATCATCTGCACAGTAACAAAGGGGATCTCGAGATCCGTTGATTTttcgatgcttaagtcagtatagtgttgaagatgaaaatgagttATATTGAAGATGAGAGTGTAAGATTACTTACTTGTGTGCTGCAAGTAGTTTTTATTTATACTCGTCAACCTGGTATCCATGATAGTGGAGTGTTGTATAGCAGGAAATTATATATTCACATTGTCTACTCGTCGAGCTATCTTTGTGTTGTCAGTTTGCCGAGCTATGAAGTGCTCAGCGTCACTATGTGCTGTTCGAGCCTTGGGCCGCATGGAATGCGGCGTATATTCTGTCTTGGGCTCTTTCTATCTCATTAATGCTGGGCGTGAATCGCCACACGTTTTCTCGTCTGGCATTGAATGCTATATTTCTTCCTTCGTAAGCCTCTCCTGCATTTTCTGTCTTGTTTCTTAATGTAAGCATGACTTGACCTGGGTCTTATACCTAGGTTTTGACCCAGGCGCTACTGTTTGACCCCGTCCATATTTTGTTCTTGGGCTCTAATATGGGCCTTGCCTCCAGCCGGATCCAACCTAGACCTTGTATTTGGGTTCTAATCTAGACCCTGCCTTTAGTCCAATCCAAGAGATTTTCTCCCTTcacaataataatgaaattcaaGTGAAATGGACAATACATGTATAATGAGTTCTTCTATTAAGGTCCCAATATCTCAAGTCACACACCGCCTAACGTAGCATCATCAGGttagaaattttgttttttaatttgaaaaatgccATATCTATTTGGAAAAGTAATTCTTATCTCATAAATAAATGAGCTCTAAATCTCGACGTACACCTGCCAAATTTCTTGAACCCAATCTCTcccaaattccaaaataatccAATCCCAACCTCCCCAAACTCAACTCCACCTCAAAGTCCAACCTGCATCCTTCTGTCAAACTTGCTAAATCAGCTTTGTATTGGTTACCAATTTAGGTTAGGACATTTTACAATAACAAGCCTAAAGAGATTCAAGGAGAGTATTTGGTTCAAACACTCAAAATTAATGGTTTTACATGAGTTTGTCAACTGGATCCAGCGCTTAATTCAATCGAGTCAGAAGTCCGGGTTTTCAACTTTGCAGAATTATCATCTTTGTCAACATAATGATCATATAGGTATTAAAAATCCGGCGAATACCAAATATGCAGCGAATTAAAAATCACTGATATAAATATTTGCCAGCGATTATGTTGGTTTTTCCAGCGAGAATGAATCGCTGGTAAATGTGTTTTCCCTTGTAGTGAACGTGCATGCGTACGTAGGAGATATAAATGCaattactagctagctagctagctttcagCTGTCCACAGAATATAAATGCACTTGCCCATTTTGAGCTTCAGTACAAGTGCAGCAGTTGACTAATGCATTAAGGAAATTGCTTAATATCGTGGGCTTGGTCATCATCTACTCTAGCTCTAGAAGGAGCAGCAGGAGCAACTAGCAAGCAATCAGACAGACATTCGGAATGGAATGTCGACGtctcatgcatgcattaatcCTTTGGAATCAATATCGCCTTCTACGTACAGACAAagcaacattaattaatatcatgAGATAAATTCAGCATTCTCCTTGAGAATAAAATCTTTGCATGCAAGTCGGTGATCTCCTTCTACATCGATCGATCGAAATCATCGCCTACCATTGTCACCACCCGGTCTGCTGCATTTAAATGTTAAGCTAAACTCAattgagtttagttttttttttttttttttttatatgaataataatgaattaatgaGCAGTATAAGAAGTTATGTGGAGCctattaaattgaatttaaagtgtgtttgaat comes from Juglans microcarpa x Juglans regia isolate MS1-56 chromosome 8S, Jm3101_v1.0, whole genome shotgun sequence and encodes:
- the LOC121244531 gene encoding uncharacterized protein LOC121244531 isoform X1 is translated as MSTALVHASTLCCLSSSSKLNPSSRTSMATSARIAVVGDVHDDWNLQEDTKALQFLQPDLVLFTGDFGNENVELVQSVASLEFAKAVILGNHDSWFTQQFSGKRKDGVQLQLECLGEEHVAYRRLDFPLMKLSVVGGRPFSCGGEQMFRKRLLTARYGVQDMDGSAKRIYEAVLRVPEGHIVILLAHNGPTGLGSNVDDICGKDWAFGGGDHGDPDLAQAISLLKETGKFSIRVVVFGHMHKELAYRNGLRKMIAVGADNTIYLNGAIVPRVKRLIDEQGTANETPPTPESIGTKRAFTLVEILDGTVDKIAEVWVSVVGDETALEEEHVLFKRGS
- the LOC121244531 gene encoding uncharacterized protein LOC121244531 isoform X2; this translates as MMIGIYKKIQRHFSFCSQIWCCSQAGDFGNENVELVQSVASLEFAKAVILGNHDSWFTQQFSGKRKDGVQLQLECLGEEHVAYRRLDFPLMKLSVVGGRPFSCGGEQMFRKRLLTARYGVQDMDGSAKRIYEAVLRVPEGHIVILLAHNGPTGLGSNVDDICGKDWAFGGGDHGDPDLAQAISLLKETGKFSIRVVVFGHMHKELAYRNGLRKMIAVGADNTIYLNGAIVPRVKRLIDEQGTANETPPTPESIGTKRAFTLVEILDGTVDKIAEVWVSVVGDETALEEEHVLFKRGS